CCGGCGGCTCGGCCGCGCAGGCCGCGCTCGACACCGCGATCCGCCTGCTGCGCGAGGGCAACCTGCTGGGCATCTACCCGGAGGGCACCCGCTCGCCCGACGGCCGCCTCTACAAGGGCAAGACCGGCGTCGCCCGCGTCGCGCTGGAGGCCGGTGTCCCGGTCGTCCCGGTCGCGATGATCGGCACCGACAAGGTCAACCCGATCGGGTCGAAGATGTGGCGTCCCCGCCGCCTGGAGATCCGGTTCGGCAAGCCGCTCGACTTCTCCCGGTACGCGGGGCTGTCCGGGGACCGGTTCGTCGAGCGGTCCATCACCGACGAGATCATGTACGCCCTGATGGAGCTCTCCGGCCAGGAGTACGTCGACATCTACGCCGCCAAGGCCAAGGAACTGATGGCCGCCGAGGCCGCCGGGGTGCGTCCCGTGGTGCCCGCGCAGACCGGCGCGCCGGAGGCCGACCGGGTACCGGAGACCAAAGCCGGTTGAGCGTCTGACTAAGGTGCTCCGGTGCGGTTCTTCTACGACACCGAGTTCATCGAGGACGGCGTGACGATCGATCTGGTCTCGATCGGTGTCGTGGACGAACGGGGACGCGAGTTCTACGCGGTGTCCACCGACTTCGACCCCGCCAAGGCCGGCCCGTGGGTGCGCGAGAACGTCCTGCCGAAGCTGCCCTCCCCGGGCGACAAGGCGTGGCGCAGCCGGGCGCAGATCCGGGCCGACCTGCTGGAGTTCTTCGGGCGGCCGCACGGCGGGATCGAGCTGTGGGCCTGGTACGCCGCCTACGACCACGTCGCGCTGGCCCAGCTGTGGGGCACGATGCCCGAGCTGCCCCGCCAGCTGCCCCGCTTCACCCGGGATCTGCGGCAGCGGTGGGAGGACGTCGGCAAACCGAAACTGCCCCTGCCGCCGGCGAACGCGCACGACGCGCTGGCCGACGCCCGGTTCAACCTGGAGCGGTGGCGGATCATCGACGAGGTGCGGCGGCGCAAGGGCTTCCCGCTCTGAGTCCGCACGCACCTCGCCGGGGAGCCCGCGGTCAGCGCCGCGCGGCCACCGCCGCCGCGAGCCGGTCCAGCAGCCCGGCCGTGCTCGGCCAGTCCAGGCAGGCGTCGGTGATGGACTGCCCGTAGGTCAGGTCCCCGGCGCGCCCCAGCACCAGGTCCTGCCGCCCGGCTTCCAGGAAGCTCTCCAGCATGATCCCGGCGATCCCGCGTTCCCCGGCGGCGATGCGGTCCGCGATCTCCCCGGCCACCACGCCCTGCCGCACGTGGTCCTTGCCGCTGTTGCCGTGGCTCGCGTCGATGATCACCCGTTCCGGCAGCCCGGCCTTCGCCTGCCGGGCCAGGGTGTCGGCGACCGTCGCCGCGTCGTAGTTCGGTCCGGCCGATCCGCCACGCAGGATCACGTGGCAGTCCGGGTTGCCGGCGGTGGTGAACAGCGCGGCCAGGCCGTCGTCGTTGATCCCGGCGAACACGTGGCTCGCCGCGGCGGCCCGCGTCGCGTCGACCGCCACCTGCACGTCGCCCTCGGTGGAGTTCTTGATGCCGACCGGCATGGACAGCGCGCTGCACAGCTGCCGGTGCACCTGGCTCGCCGCGGTCCGGGCGCCGATCGAGCCCCAGCTCACCGTGTCGGCGATGAACTGCGGCGTGATCGGGTCGAGGAACTCGCACCCGACCGGCAGGCCCAGCGCGGAGATGTCGAGCAGCAGCTTGCGCGCGAGGCGCAGGCCCTTGTTGACCGAGTAGGTGCCGTCCAGGTCCGGGTCGTTGATCAGGCCCTTCCAGCCCAGCGTGGTGCGCGGCTTCTCGAAGTACACACGCATGATCACGTGCAGTTCGTCGCGCAGCTCCGCGGTGTGCGCGGCGAGCCGGTGCGCGTAGTCGAGCGCGGCCGCCGGGTCGTGCACCGAGCACGGCCCGACGACGACGATCAGCCGGTCGTCGGCGCCGTCGAGGATGCCGGTGGTGGCGGCCCGGCCCTGCGCGACCGTT
The sequence above is a segment of the Amycolatopsis viridis genome. Coding sequences within it:
- a CDS encoding lysophospholipid acyltransferase family protein, which translates into the protein MVYRLLKYVLLGPLLKLLWPTKVTGAENVPDTGGAILASNHLAVADSFFMPLRVKRRVTFPAKQEYFTEKGIKGTLKKWFFTGAGQIPIDRSGGSAAQAALDTAIRLLREGNLLGIYPEGTRSPDGRLYKGKTGVARVALEAGVPVVPVAMIGTDKVNPIGSKMWRPRRLEIRFGKPLDFSRYAGLSGDRFVERSITDEIMYALMELSGQEYVDIYAAKAKELMAAEAAGVRPVVPAQTGAPEADRVPETKAG
- a CDS encoding polyadenylate-specific 3'-exoribonuclease AS — its product is MRFFYDTEFIEDGVTIDLVSIGVVDERGREFYAVSTDFDPAKAGPWVRENVLPKLPSPGDKAWRSRAQIRADLLEFFGRPHGGIELWAWYAAYDHVALAQLWGTMPELPRQLPRFTRDLRQRWEDVGKPKLPLPPANAHDALADARFNLERWRIIDEVRRRKGFPL
- a CDS encoding 3-deoxy-7-phosphoheptulonate synthase produces the protein MTPRATTSRATTLSAGPADTSAALDNQRTLGVSPLISPALLRQELPVDAAVAKTVAQGRAATTGILDGADDRLIVVVGPCSVHDPAAALDYAHRLAAHTAELRDELHVIMRVYFEKPRTTLGWKGLINDPDLDGTYSVNKGLRLARKLLLDISALGLPVGCEFLDPITPQFIADTVSWGSIGARTAASQVHRQLCSALSMPVGIKNSTEGDVQVAVDATRAAAASHVFAGINDDGLAALFTTAGNPDCHVILRGGSAGPNYDAATVADTLARQAKAGLPERVIIDASHGNSGKDHVRQGVVAGEIADRIAAGERGIAGIMLESFLEAGRQDLVLGRAGDLTYGQSITDACLDWPSTAGLLDRLAAAVAARR